Sequence from the Candidatus Eremiobacterota bacterium genome:
ACCGGCCGCGCGCTGACCGTCGGCCTCACCGGCCCGCCCGGCGTGGGCAAGTCGACGCTGAGCGGTGCGCTCGTCTCGCACGCGCGCAAGCTCGGCAAGACGGTCGGCGTGATCTCCGTCGACCCGAGCTCGCCGTTCTCGCACGGCGCGCTGCTCGGCGACCGCATCCGCCTCTCCGAGCACTTCACCGATCCCGAGGTGTTCATCCGCTCGATGGCCTCGCGCGGTCATCTCGGCGGGCTCGCGGGCGCGACCGCCGACGCCGTCTCGCTGATGGACGCGTTCGGCAAGGACGTCGTTCTGATCGAGACGGTCGGCGTCGGCCAGTCGGAGATCGAGATCGCCGAGGTCGCCGACACGACGCTGGTCGCGCTGCAGCCGGGCAGCGGCGACTCGGTGCAAGTATTGAAAGCCGGCGTCCTCGAGATCGCCGACGTGTTCGTGGTGAACAAGAGCGATCACCCGATGGCGCTGCAACTACAAAGAGAGATCCGCTCGATGATGGAGATGCTCCGCTTCGAGGGCTGGGTTCCGGTGCTCGTCAGCACGCAGGCGGTCGAAGGCAAAGGGATCGACAAGCTGTGGGACGCGGTCGTGAAGCACGCGGCGTGGTTGCGCGAGAGCGGCGCGCTGCGCGCGAAGCGCCGCGCGGCGTTCGCACACCGCGTCCGCCAGCTCGCGCTCGGCACGCTCGAAGGCCGCATCGAAACGGCGATCGAGGAGTTGAGCGACGAGCTCGACCCGTACGCCGCCGCGCAGGACGTTCTGCAGCGCTTCGGCGTGCGCGACGGCGTCCACCCGCACGCCCACGCGCGCGCGCCCGGCGAGGTCCGCGCGCACGTAAAAGGACTGTAGCGCTGCGCGTCAGAGCGCGCAGGCCGCCGCCCCGGCCGCGCGCGCAGGCCGCATGCCGAGCGGGAAGGTCGCGCGCAGGGTGAGCGCGGCCGGCGGGCCGAGGCGGTCGATGCTCGAGAGGTAGATGCGGTCGGTGAGATTTTCCGCCGAAAGAGTCAGCGTGCCGCCGGCGCCGAGCGGCGCCGCGACGCGCGCGCCGATGAGCAGCACCCGGTTCAGCAGCTGCGTGTTGAGGTCGTCGGCGTAGGCCGTGCCGATGAACGACGCGTCGACGCCGTAGCGCACCGGACCGGCTTGCGCGTCGAGGCCGAGCGTCGCCTCGCGGTCGGGGACGTACGGCAAACGCTTTCCGAGCGTTGCGCGCGGTCCGGCCAGCACGCGCGCGTACTGCGTCTGGCCGCTCAACCGCGCGCGCGTGCAGCGCCCGAGCGCCGCGGTGTACGTCGCGAGCGCGCCGTCGGTGCGCGTGCGCGCGACGTTCGCGCGCTGCTGCAGCGTGGGCGTGATCGTCACGAAGCCGATCGCGTCGTTCACGACGGTGCGGGTGAGGTCGAACGCCAGCCGCGAGTGGCCGCCGAGCAGATCGATCCCGGCGCCGTCGGTGCGCGCCCGCTCGGGGATGAGCCCCGGGTTCGGCGCGAACTGCGTCGCGCCGATTTGAAAGCCGCGGACCAGCTCGTTCAGGAACGGCGCGCGGAAGCCGCCGCCGCTGCTCGCGCGCAGCGTCAGCGCAGGCGAAAGATCGTAGCGCAGCGCCGCGCGCGGGGAAACCGCCGCGTCGTCTCGCGCCTTCGCGTTGACGACCGTCGTCTTGCCGCCGCTCACGGTCACCAGCCGGCCGGCGGAGAACGTCACGTCGTCGTAGCGCGCGCCGGCGAGCGCTTCGAACCGCCCGAACCGCGCGTCGGCCTGCACCGCGAATCCGGCCAGGGTTTGGCTTCCGCTGCCCAGGCTCTGCAGCGCGCCGTTGCCGCCGCGCTGGTCGCTGATGCCGTGCACGCCGCGCACGTCCGCGCGCAGGTCGACGATCAGATGCGGCGCGCGCGCGGTCCAGCTCCCGAAGACGCCGTCTTCCCACGCCGGCACGTGCTGCACGTAGCGCAGCGCGCCGGGCTTCTGCGGAAACTGGTCGGCGACGTTGAGCACGTTGGTCTGGCGCACGTACGCCGCGAGCGAGCTCCCCGTGCGCTCGCCGGCGAGGCTGTAGCGCAGCGCGCCTTGCTGCAGCGTGCGGCCGAAGTCGTAGTTCGGACGGCCTTGGTCTTGCGCGTCGGTCGCGAACAGCCCGGACGCTTCGATGCTCGCTGCGCCGCCGGTGGTGCGCACGCGAAACTGCGTCGCGTCGCTCTGGCTGCGCGCGGGACGATCGACGCTGCTGCGCATTCCGTCGGGCGCGATCCGGTACGACGACCACGCCGACGACGACCACAGCGACGCCGCGACGCGCTCGCTCAGCGGCGCGCGAAAGAACAGCGACTCGTCGCTGCGCGCCAGCCCGCCCGCGCCGGCGCTCAGCGCGCCGTCGCCGGGAAACCGCGCGTCACTTTGCGGCGCACGTGTCTGCAGGTCGAGGACGCCGCCGACCGCGCCGGAGCCGTAGAGCGCCGACCCCGCGCCGCGCAGCAATTCCGCGCGCACGAGGTTGTCGGGCGGATACGCGGCCCAGTCGACCTGTCCGCCGAACGCGTCCTGTGCCGGCAGCCCGTCGACGAGCACCGCGCCGCGGTCGTTTCCCGCGCCGGCGAACGAGACGCGGAGCTGGCCGTAGTTGGTGAACGCGCTGTTGCTGCGCCCGCGGTCGAAGCCGGGCAGATCGCGCAGCAGCGCGTCGCTGGTCGCGGCCGGCGTGTCGCGCAGCGCTTGTGCGTCGAGCACCGAGGCCGCCAGCGGCAGCCGGTGCAGCGAGCTTTGCGAGCCGGTCGCGACGCGCACCGCGCCGATCACCGCCGGAACGCGGTGCAGCACAACGCGCACCGGTGCGCCGCCGAGCACGACCGACGCGCGCGCGAACTCCGGCGCTTCGACCGTCGCCGACGTCGCGACGAAGCCCGGGCGCGGCGACGCTTCGCCGGCGCGGCCGGTCGTCTCGACGTCGGTGCTGCGATTCGCCGCCACGAAGCGAACCGTCGCGCCGGCGACCGGCGCGCCGTCGTCGTCGACCACCGTCAGCACCGGCAGGGCGGCGAACGCGAAGACGGCGGCGATCAGGATCGCGAGCATCGCCTCGAACCGGTGCGACGGATCGCAGCGGCGGTCCTACGCGGACGACCGGCGCGCGCGCACTCGTGCGCAGCGCCGCGAGGCCTCCGCGCCGCAAGCGCGAACCGCCGCAGTCGATGGCGGAAACGCAGCGCGTCGGAGTCGTCGGCGTCGGACGGATGGGCGCGAACATGGCGCGCCGGCTGCGCGAGGTGGGATATCCCGTCGCGGCCGTCTACGACGTGCGCGCCGACGCGGCGCGTGCGCTCGCGGCGGAGCTCGGCGCCGAGGCGGCGGCGAGCCTCGCGCGCGTCGCCGAGCTGAGCGACGCGATCCTCACCGTGGTGACCGACGACGCCGCGATGCGCGCGATCTACGCGACCGCCGGCGACTCGCTGCTGACGAACGCGCGCGGGAAGATCTTCGTGAACTGCGCGACGATCACGCCGCACGTGCACGTCGACGTGCAGCGCCTGGCCGAAGCCGCCGGTGCGGCGAGCGTCGAAGCGTGTCTGGCCAGCTCGATCCCGCAAGCGCGCGACGGCACGCTGTACATGATGGTCGCCGGGCGGCGCGAGGCGTTCGAGCGCGCCGAGCCGATGCTGCGGCAGATGAGCAAGAAGCTGCGCTACGTCGGCGAGGCCGGCCAGGCGGCGAAGGTCAAAGCGCTCGTGAACATGGTGATGAACGTCAACACCGCCGGGCTCGCCGAAGGGCTCGGTCTGGGCGAAGCGCTCGGCCTCGATCTGACGATGCTGCGCGAGGTGTTCGCCGAGACCGGCGCCGCTTCGCGCGTCCTCGAGACCGACGGGCTCGACATGCAGAACCGCGAGCACGACGTCTACTTCTCGGCGGCGCACGCGGCGAAGGACTCGCACATCGCGACCGCGCTCGCGCGCGAGCAGAACCTTCACCTGCCGCTCGCCGAAGCGACGGCGCGGCAGTTCGACGTGATGATCGAGCGCGGGTTGGGCGAGCTCGACAAGTCCGGCGTCGCGGAGCTCACCTTCCCTTCGCGCCGCGCGCAGCGATGAACGAGCGCCGGGTTCGCTTGAGCGACGGCGCGGAGACCACCGTGCAGCAATGGGGTTCGCGCGGCCCGCTCGTCGTCGGCGTGCACGGTCTGGGCTCGTCGCGGCGGGGCTGGGCGCGCATCGGCGAACGGCTCGCCGAGCGCTGCCGGGTCGTCGCGTACGACCAGCGCGGCCACGGCGACAGCAGCGCGAAAACGCCGATGACGCTGGCGCGCAGCGTCGAGGATCTCGCGAACGTCGTCGCTGCACTGAGCGAGCCGGTCGATGCGCTGATCGGGCACTCGTGGGGCGGCACGGTGGTGATCGCCGGCGGGCGCGAGCTGCCGGTGGAGCGCGTCGCGGCGATCGATCCGATGCTGTGGGTGGAGCCGGGCGTGTGGAGCGCCAGCGTGCTGCCCGAGTACCGCACGCTGTTCGCGCAGTCGCTCGAGGAGCGCGAAGCGTCGATCCGCCGCTCGTACGCGAACTTTCCGGAGGTCGAGCTGGAGTCGAAGCTGCACGCGACGCGGCGCTTGACGCTGGAGCCGGTCGCGGCGCTGGGCAGCGAGAACGCGATCGACGAAGGCCGCTGGGACTGGCGCGTGCGCGTGCACGACTATCCGAAGCCGCTGCTGCTCGCCCTCGCCGATCCGAAGCGCAGCGTCGTCTCGCCGGCGGAGCGTGACGAGTTTCGCGCGCGCGGCGGCCCGCGCGTGCGCGTCGAGGTGTTCGAGGGCGCCAGCCACTCGCTGCAGCGCGACGCGTTCGACCGCTTCATCCCGGTGCTGGAGCGCTTTCTCTCGGGCGAGAAGGCGTGAAGCGGGCTTTCCCGGCAAGGCTAGCGTACTCCGAGGTCGTGGAGACCGGACACGGAGGCGACTTGCGGGAGCGGCTGGTCCGGCTCGCGGGCGGTCTCGCGCGCATCGCCGAGCTGTCGAACGCCGCCGGGGCGACGCCGCAGCCGGCGAGCGTCGTCCGCGCGCTCCTCGACGCCGTCGCCGACGCGACCGGGGGGAGCGCGACGCTCCTGCGCCGCGCCGCGGACGGCAGCTACGCCGTCGTCACCGCGCTGGACGCCCGCCCGCCGCACGGCGGCCGCACCGCCGCCGCGCAGCCGCCGTTCCGGTTCGCCGACGCGCCCTCGGACGAGCTGGCGCTCCCGCTTCCCGGGCACGGCGCGCAGCCGGAGCTCGTCGTCGCGGTGCGCTGCGGCGAGCGGCGGCCCGACCCGACCGACCGCGCCGCGCTGGAGCTGGTCGCGGCGGCGTTCGCGCTCGCCGCGCGCAGCGTCGTCCTCTACGGCGAAGGCGAACGCCGGCGGGTCGAGCTGCTCGACGCGCGCGCGACGCAGGCCGAGCTCGTCGCGCGGCTGGCGCGCGACGTCCGCGGGCCGGTGACGAGCATCGTCGGCTTCGCCCGGCTGCTCGAGGAAGACGAACGCTTCCCGGCCGACGCCCGCGAGGCGCTGGCGATGATTCGCGGCAACGGCGAGCGGGTCGCCGAGCTCGCCGCCGACGTCGACCTGCTCTCCCGGATCGAGCTGGCCGCGGTCGAGCCGCAGTGGCGGCCGGTCGACCTGGCCGCGCTCGCGACGGCGGCCGGCGCGGCGGTCGAGCGCGCGACGAACGCGCGCATCATCGCCGACCCCGACCTGCTCGGCTCGGCGCTGAACCGGCTGGTCGAAGAAGGAAGCCGGCCCGCTTCGCCGGTGCGGGTCCGCATCGAAGATCTCGAGGAGGCGGTCGCGGTCGAGCTGGCCGGGACGGGCGCCTCGCCGGCCGGCGACCCGGCGGCGCGCTCGATCGGCGGGCGGCTGGCGGCGCGGATCGTCGAGCGCCACGGCGGGACGTTCCGCAGCGGCGTCGTCGGCGCCGCCTGGTGGATCAGGCTGACGCTGCCGAACGACCCGCGCCGCGCGCAGCGGCGGCTGCGCACGATGCTGGTCGGCTCGCGCGAGTCCGGCGACGAGGTCGCCGAGCAGCTCCGCGGGCTGGGCTTCGCGGTGCAGCTCGCCGGCGACGCCTCGGAGGTGCGCGCCGCGCTGGCGACCTCGGCGGTCGACGTGATCCTCGTCCCGACGGTCCTCTCCGCCTGGGCCGGGATCGACCGGCTCTCCGCGGAGCTGCGGCGTCGCGCCGGGCTGGTCGCGATCGGCGGCGGCGAGGCCGGCGCGGTGAACGGCTGGGACGCCGCGGTCGCCGCACCGAGCGCGCCGGCCGACCTGCGTGCGGCGGTCTACGCGGCCGCGGCCAAGGCCCGGCTGCGGCGCGCCGCCGAGGCGTGAGCGTCGGGAAGATCGTGGGAAGAGGCCGAATCTGACCGTTCGACCGCGAAGGGACCGTCTGTGGCCAAGTTGATCGATCGCGCGTCGGGGCTCGGGCCCGACGTGACCCCGGAGTACCGCGAGCTCGTCGAGCGCTGGGAGGCGAAAGCCGAGCGGACCGCGCCCCGTGCCGGCAAGGGCTCGGGCGCGGTCGACCGCACCATCTCCGACGTCCCGCTCAAGGCGCTCTACGGCCCGGCCGACGTCGCCGGGCTCGACTTGGCGCGCGATCTCGGCGTTCCGGGCGAGTACCCGTACACTCGCGGGATCCATCCGACGATGTACCGCTCGCGGCTGTGGACGATGCGCCAGTTCGCCGGCTTCGGGAACGCCAAGCAGACCAACGAGCGCTATCACTTCCTGCTCGAGCAAGGGCAGATGGGGCTCTCGGTCGCCTTCGACATGCCGACCCTGATGGGCTACGATTCCGATTCGCCCAAGTCGCTCGGCGAGGTCGGGAAATGCGGCGTCGCGATCGACAGCGTGCGCGACATGGAGACGCTGTTCGAGGGGATCGACCTGGGCGCGATCACCACGTCGATGACGATCAACGGGCCGGCGGCAATCGCGCTCGCGCAGTACGTCGTCACCGCCGAGAACAAGGGCATCCCGCGCGCGAAGCTCGGCGGCACGCTGCAGGCCGACATCCTCAAAGAGTACATCGCGCAGAAGGAGTGGATCTTCCCGCCGCGGCCGCACGTGCGGATCATCGTCGACATGATGGAGTTCTGCACCCGCGAGATGCCCAGGTGGAACACGATCTCGGTCTCGGGCTACCACATCCGCGAAGCGGGCTCGACCGCCGCGCAGGAGCTCGCGTTCACGCTCGCCGACGGCTTCGCGTACGTCGAAGCGGCGATGGCGCGCGGGATGAACGTCGACGACTTCGCGCCGCGGCTCTCGTTCTTCTTCAACTCGCACGTCGACTTCTTCGAAGAGATCGCGAAGTTCCGCGCCGCGCGGCGCATCTACGCGCGCCGCATGCGCGAAGTGTACGGCGCCAAGGACCCGCGCTCGTGGCAGCTGCGCTTCCACACCCAGACGGCGGGCTGCAGCGCCACCGCGCAGCAGCCCGAGAACAACATCGTGCGCGTCGCGTACGAGGCGCTCGCCGCAGCGCTCGGCGGGACGCAGTCGCTGCACACCAACTCGATGGACGAAGTCCTCGCGCTCCCGACCGAGAAGTCGGTCGAGATCGCGCTGCGCACTCAGCAGGTGCTGGCCTACGAGACGAACGTCACGAACGTGGTCGACCCGCTCGGCGGCGCGTACTTCGTCGAAGCGCTCACGACCGAGATCGAGCGCCAGGCGCTGGAGTACTTCGAGCGCATCGCCGAGTTCGGCGGGATGGTCGAAGCGGTCGAGGCCGGCTTCCCGCAGCGCGAGATCGCGGATGCGTCGTACCGCTACCAGCGCTCGATCGAGGCGGGCGAGCGGGTCATCGTCGGCGTCAACGCGTTCGAGAAGCCCGACGAAGAGCTGCCGCCGGACCTGCTGAAGATCGGGCCCGAGATCGAGCGCGGCCAAGCGCGCGCGGTGCAGGAAGTCCGCGCGAACCGCGACGGCGCGGCCGTCGAAGCGTCGCTCGCGGCGCTGAAGCGCGCGTGCGCGAGCGAGGCGAACGTCATGCCGTACCTCATCGACTGCGTCAAGGCGGTCGCCACCGAAGGCGAGATCGTCGAGGCGATGGTCGGCGTGTACGGCCGCTACACGGAGAACACGCAGTTCTAACATGACCACCGCGAAAGCACCGGCTCGCCCGCTGCGCGTGATCGTCGCGAAGGCCGGGCTCGACGGACACGACCGCGGCGCGAAGGTTATCGC
This genomic interval carries:
- a CDS encoding TonB-dependent receptor, whose protein sequence is MLAILIAAVFAFAALPVLTVVDDDGAPVAGATVRFVAANRSTDVETTGRAGEASPRPGFVATSATVEAPEFARASVVLGGAPVRVVLHRVPAVIGAVRVATGSQSSLHRLPLAASVLDAQALRDTPAATSDALLRDLPGFDRGRSNSAFTNYGQLRVSFAGAGNDRGAVLVDGLPAQDAFGGQVDWAAYPPDNLVRAELLRGAGSALYGSGAVGGVLDLQTRAPQSDARFPGDGALSAGAGGLARSDESLFFRAPLSERVAASLWSSSAWSSYRIAPDGMRSSVDRPARSQSDATQFRVRTTGGAASIEASGLFATDAQDQGRPNYDFGRTLQQGALRYSLAGERTGSSLAAYVRQTNVLNVADQFPQKPGALRYVQHVPAWEDGVFGSWTARAPHLIVDLRADVRGVHGISDQRGGNGALQSLGSGSQTLAGFAVQADARFGRFEALAGARYDDVTFSAGRLVTVSGGKTTVVNAKARDDAAVSPRAALRYDLSPALTLRASSGGGFRAPFLNELVRGFQIGATQFAPNPGLIPERARTDGAGIDLLGGHSRLAFDLTRTVVNDAIGFVTITPTLQQRANVARTRTDGALATYTAALGRCTRARLSGQTQYARVLAGPRATLGKRLPYVPDREATLGLDAQAGPVRYGVDASFIGTAYADDLNTQLLNRVLLIGARVAAPLGAGGTLTLSAENLTDRIYLSSIDRLGPPAALTLRATFPLGMRPARAAGAAACAL
- a CDS encoding NAD(P)-dependent oxidoreductase, which encodes MAETQRVGVVGVGRMGANMARRLREVGYPVAAVYDVRADAARALAAELGAEAAASLARVAELSDAILTVVTDDAAMRAIYATAGDSLLTNARGKIFVNCATITPHVHVDVQRLAEAAGAASVEACLASSIPQARDGTLYMMVAGRREAFERAEPMLRQMSKKLRYVGEAGQAAKVKALVNMVMNVNTAGLAEGLGLGEALGLDLTMLREVFAETGAASRVLETDGLDMQNREHDVYFSAAHAAKDSHIATALAREQNLHLPLAEATARQFDVMIERGLGELDKSGVAELTFPSRRAQR
- a CDS encoding methylmalonyl-CoA mutase family protein, whose product is MTPEYRELVERWEAKAERTAPRAGKGSGAVDRTISDVPLKALYGPADVAGLDLARDLGVPGEYPYTRGIHPTMYRSRLWTMRQFAGFGNAKQTNERYHFLLEQGQMGLSVAFDMPTLMGYDSDSPKSLGEVGKCGVAIDSVRDMETLFEGIDLGAITTSMTINGPAAIALAQYVVTAENKGIPRAKLGGTLQADILKEYIAQKEWIFPPRPHVRIIVDMMEFCTREMPRWNTISVSGYHIREAGSTAAQELAFTLADGFAYVEAAMARGMNVDDFAPRLSFFFNSHVDFFEEIAKFRAARRIYARRMREVYGAKDPRSWQLRFHTQTAGCSATAQQPENNIVRVAYEALAAALGGTQSLHTNSMDEVLALPTEKSVEIALRTQQVLAYETNVTNVVDPLGGAYFVEALTTEIERQALEYFERIAEFGGMVEAVEAGFPQREIADASYRYQRSIEAGERVIVGVNAFEKPDEELPPDLLKIGPEIERGQARAVQEVRANRDGAAVEASLAALKRACASEANVMPYLIDCVKAVATEGEIVEAMVGVYGRYTENTQF
- the meaB gene encoding methylmalonyl Co-A mutase-associated GTPase MeaB; protein product: TGRALTVGLTGPPGVGKSTLSGALVSHARKLGKTVGVISVDPSSPFSHGALLGDRIRLSEHFTDPEVFIRSMASRGHLGGLAGATADAVSLMDAFGKDVVLIETVGVGQSEIEIAEVADTTLVALQPGSGDSVQVLKAGVLEIADVFVVNKSDHPMALQLQREIRSMMEMLRFEGWVPVLVSTQAVEGKGIDKLWDAVVKHAAWLRESGALRAKRRAAFAHRVRQLALGTLEGRIETAIEELSDELDPYAAAQDVLQRFGVRDGVHPHAHARAPGEVRAHVKGL
- a CDS encoding alpha/beta hydrolase produces the protein MNERRVRLSDGAETTVQQWGSRGPLVVGVHGLGSSRRGWARIGERLAERCRVVAYDQRGHGDSSAKTPMTLARSVEDLANVVAALSEPVDALIGHSWGGTVVIAGGRELPVERVAAIDPMLWVEPGVWSASVLPEYRTLFAQSLEEREASIRRSYANFPEVELESKLHATRRLTLEPVAALGSENAIDEGRWDWRVRVHDYPKPLLLALADPKRSVVSPAERDEFRARGGPRVRVEVFEGASHSLQRDAFDRFIPVLERFLSGEKA